The DNA sequence CGGCGGTGCCGCCGCGCGCCCGCTCCCGCCTGCGCCAGCGCGGCCGCCTCGGCGTGCGGACCGCCGGGCGGGGCCGTGGTCCCGGCCCCGCACACGCGCCCGTCGGCGTCGAACACCAGCGCCCCCACCGCGGGGTTGGGGCTCGTGCGGCCGCCGCCGTCCACGAGAGCTCGATGGCCGCGCGCATCGCCTCGTCGCCGTCCGGCCGCACGTCCGACGGCCACGGCGTGGCCGGTTCCGGCCGGGTCACGGGTGCAGGTGCAGGTGCGGCGATGCGGCCGCCGCCTGCTCGCGCAGTCCGCGGACGGCGGCGGCGGGGTCGTGTGCGCCGTAGACCGCCGAGCCGGCCACGAAGCAGTCCACCCCGGCCTCCGCGGCCTGCTCGATGGTGTCCGCGTTGATGCCGCCGTCGATCTCCACGAGCAGCCGCAGCTCGCCCGCGTCGACCAGCCGGCGGACCGCCCGCGCCTTGTCCAGCACGTCGGGGATGAACGACTGGCCGCCGAAGCCGGGTTCGACGCTCATGACGAGCAGCGTGTCGAACTCGCGCAGCACCTCCAGGTAGGGGTCGATGGGCGTGCCCGGTTTCACTGCGAGGCCCGCCACCGCGCCTGCGGCGCGGATGTCGCGGGCCACGGCCGCCGGGTCGTCCGTCGCCTCCGCGTGGAAGGTGACGTTGTGCGCGCCCGCCTCGGCGTAGGGCGGCGCCCAGCGCGCCGGGTCCTCGATCATCAGGTGGCAGTCCAGGGGGATCTCGGTGGCCTGCAGCAGGCTCTGCACCACGGGCAGCCCGAGCGTGAGGTTGGGCACGAAGTGCGCGTCCATCACGTCCACGTGAAGCCACTCGGCGCCGGAGTCGCCCGCCGCCGGATCGCCCGCGACGATCGCCGCCTCCTCCGCCAGCCGCGCGAAGTCCGCGGACAGGATCGACGGTGCGATCATCGGCTGCCGCACCCGCCGCGACGCCGTACCCTGCCGTGCTGTCTCCGGGCTCTGCCGTGCTGTCTCCGGGCCCGCCGGAACCTGGTTCGCCATGCGGCACATTCTATGGCCGTCGCGTGCTCACTTGCGCAGGGCCGCGACGAACATGCCGTCGGTGCCATGCCGGTGCGGCCACAACTGCACGAACGGGCCGTCGCCGAGCCCCGGCATGGCGCCGGGCACCAGGGTGCGGGCGTCGAGCGCGGTGAGCCCGTGGCGGCGCTGCGCGTCGAGCACGATGCCCGCCGTCTCGGCCAGGTGCGGCGAGCACGTCGAATACACGATGACGCCGCCCGGGCGCACCAGCGCGGCCGCCGCGCCCAGCAGCTCCCGCTGCAGCCGGGTCAGGTCGGTCACGTCCCCGGGACTCTTGCGCCAGCGCGCCTCCGGCCGCCGCCGCAGCGCGCCCAGGCCGGTGCACGGGGCGTCGACGAGGACCCTGTCGTAACCGGGGTCGAGTCCGCTGTCGCGGCCGTCGACGGCGTGCACGGTCACGGGCAGCCCGTCGACGGCCGACCGCACCAGCGCGGCGCGATGCTCGGCCGGTTCGACGGCGTCGACGTGCGCGCCGTCGATGTCCGCGATAGCGCCCAGCAGGGCGGCCTTGCCGCCCGGCCCGGCGCACAGGTCCAGCCACCGCCCGCCGTCGGGACCGTCGAGCGCGGCCAGCGTGGCGGCGCGGGCCACCAGCTGGCTGCCCTCGTCCTGCACGGCCGCGAGCCCGTCACGCACCGGGTCCAGCTCGCCGGGATCCCCGCCGTCGAGGTACACCGCGTACGGCGAGTACAGCCCCTCCTCGCCACCGGTGACGAGCGCGAGCTCCTCGGCGCTGATCGCGCCCGGCCGGGCCACCAGGTGCACGCGGGGGCTGACATTGTCGGCCTCGAGCGCCGCATCGAGCTCCCCGGCGGCCGGCCCCAGGGCGTCCGCGAAGGCCTGTGCGATCCACGCCGGATGGGTGTGCCGGAACGCGGACGCGGCCACGGGTGCGGTCTCCGGAGACGGCGTGAGCTGCGTGATCCACTGCTGGTCGGTCTTCTCCGCGGCCTTGCGCAGCACCGCGTTGGCGAAGCCGCCCGCGCCCCGGCCGCTGTCCGCCACCACCATGTCCACCGTCGTCGAGACGGCCGCATGCGGGGCGACCCGCGTGCGCAGCAGCTGGTAGACGCCGAGGCGCAGCGCGTCGACGACGGGCGGGTCGACGCGGTCGAGCGGCCGGCCCGCGCACGCCTCGATCACCGCGTCGAGCAGACCCAGCGCGCGGCACGCACCGTAGGCGAGTTCGGTGGCGAAGGCCGCGTCGCGCCCGGTGATCCTGCGTTCGCGTAGCAGACGCGGCAGCACCAGGTTGGCGTAGGCGTCGCGCTCCCGCACCGCGCGGAGCGTGTCGCGCGCGGCCACGCGCGGCGGGTCGAGGGCCGGCTGTTCGCGGCGGCGGGTCTCGCGCGCGTCCCTGCCCGCGGGGCCCCGCCCGGCGCGGCGACCCCTGTCATCGCGAGGCCTGCCCCTGCCGCCGCGGGAGCGCCCGTCCCCGGAGCGCCCCCTGTCGTGGCGCCCGCTCCCGCCCTGCGGGTGGCCGTCGGGGCCGTCGGGCCGTACGCTCATGCGAAGGTCTCCTCACCGGTGAGTCGTGCGCCCCGCGCCCAATCGGCGGCGCGCATCCGTTTCTTGCCGGGCGGCTGCACCCAGCTCAGTTCGACGGCGTCGGTGCCGGTCCCGGCGAACACCGACTTCTTGGTGGTCTCGACGCGCCCCGGGGCCAGCCCCCGGCCGCCGGCGGGTCGCACCGGCCCGAGCTTGAGCCGCACCTCGCCCAGCATCGTCCAGGCCCCCGGGTCCGGAGTCACCGAGCGGACGCCGCGGTCCACCGTGTGCGCCGGGTGCCGCCACTGCACGCGCGCACCGTCGACGGAGATCTTCTCCGCGTAGGACACGCCGTCCCCGGACTGGGGCACCGCGGTGAGCGTGCCGTCCTCGATACCGTCCATCGTCGCGGCGAGCAGCCGCGCGCCGGACTCCGCAAGGCGCCCCAGCAGATCGCCGGCCGTGTCCTCGTCCCCGATCGCCTCGGTGACCACCCCGTACACGGGCCCCGTGTCGAGCGCCGGCTCGATGAGGAACGTCGCCGCGCCGGTCATCGTGTCGCCGGCCGCGATCGCTGCCTGCACCGGAGCGGCCCCGCGCCACGCGGGCAACAGTGAGAAGTGCAGGTTGACCCAGCCGTGCACGGGCACGGCCAGCACGTCCGCGGGCAGCAGGTTGCCGTAGGCGACGACCGGGCAGCAGTCCGGTGCCAGCGCGCGCAGGCGCGCGAGGAAGTCCGGGTCGGAGGCGCGGGCCGGGGTGAGCACCTCGATGCCCGCCTCGTCGGCGACACGGCCGACCGGCGACCGGCCGGTCTTCCGGCCGCGGCCGGCGGCCGCGTCGGGCCGGGTGACGACGGCGATCACCTCATGCCGCGGGGAGTCGATGAGCTCCCTCAGCGACGGCACCGCCGCCTCGGGGGTTCCCGCGAAGATCACTCGCACGTCGAAAAGTCCTTCCCTCGTCCCTGCCGCGCCTGTTCAGCCCACCATGTCCCGGTCAGCTTAGTTTCCGGGGCCGGCACGCCGCCCGCTGCGGCTATCGTCGACTCGTCCGCGCCGCTCCCCCGCGGCCCCGCCACGCCCCGGAGGCCCCGTGTTCAAAGCCGTAGCACTGCTCACCCGCCGCGCCGACCTGTCACGCGCCGCGTTCATCGACTACTACGAGACCCGGCACGTCCCCCTGATCACGAGCCTGCTGCCACCGTTCCGCGAATACCGCCGCAACTTCCTCGACCACGACGACAGGGTCGCGGGACCCGACGCGCCGGCCGCCGACTTCGACGTGATCAGCGAGTTCGTGTTCGACGACCGCGCCGCATACGAGGACATGCTCGCCGCGTACGCGGTCCCGGAGACCGCACGCAGGATCGCCGCCGACGAGGAGAACTTCCTCGACCGCTCACGCACGCGGATGTACGTGGTAGACGCCCGCGGCACCGGGGCGGAAATCTGACCGGGCGCCTCACCCGACCCTCACCGGAGCGGTGTTCACGCGGCCAGGGCTGCGGTTGGGTTCCCCCGGACGCGTCACCCGACCCTCACCGGATCGGTGTTCACGCGGCCACGGCCGTGGTCGCGCGCCGATGCGCGCCTCACCCGACCCTCACCGGATCGATTTGCACCCGCACAGTGCCCGCCACCCGATGCGAACTGAATGCGGCCTGGCCCACGGCCAGCGCGCGGGACAGGGCGGCGCCGTCGCGCCGGGCCACCCGCAGCAACATCCGTTCCGCATCGGCCGGCGGCTCGTCGGCCGCCGCGGCCTCACGGCCGCCCCCGCCGGGGAGCCGCACGCCGGGCGGCAGCGGCACCGGCCCCAGCGTCTCGGTGCTCTCGGGCAGTGCCGCCAGGTCCAGGAAAGCCGCGAGCGTCGCCGGGGCGCCGTCCACCGCAGCGATCCGCACCGCCGGCGGAAAACGCACCTCGCGGCGCCCGGCGAGCTCCAGGCGCGCCTGCCCCA is a window from the Tomitella gaofuii genome containing:
- the rpe gene encoding ribulose-phosphate 3-epimerase, whose translation is MRQPMIAPSILSADFARLAEEAAIVAGDPAAGDSGAEWLHVDVMDAHFVPNLTLGLPVVQSLLQATEIPLDCHLMIEDPARWAPPYAEAGAHNVTFHAEATDDPAAVARDIRAAGAVAGLAVKPGTPIDPYLEVLREFDTLLVMSVEPGFGGQSFIPDVLDKARAVRRLVDAGELRLLVEIDGGINADTIEQAAEAGVDCFVAGSAVYGAHDPAAAVRGLREQAAAASPHLHLHP
- a CDS encoding RsmB/NOP family class I SAM-dependent RNA methyltransferase, with amino-acid sequence MSVRPDGPDGHPQGGSGRHDRGRSGDGRSRGGRGRPRDDRGRRAGRGPAGRDARETRRREQPALDPPRVAARDTLRAVRERDAYANLVLPRLLRERRITGRDAAFATELAYGACRALGLLDAVIEACAGRPLDRVDPPVVDALRLGVYQLLRTRVAPHAAVSTTVDMVVADSGRGAGGFANAVLRKAAEKTDQQWITQLTPSPETAPVAASAFRHTHPAWIAQAFADALGPAAGELDAALEADNVSPRVHLVARPGAISAEELALVTGGEEGLYSPYAVYLDGGDPGELDPVRDGLAAVQDEGSQLVARAATLAALDGPDGGRWLDLCAGPGGKAALLGAIADIDGAHVDAVEPAEHRAALVRSAVDGLPVTVHAVDGRDSGLDPGYDRVLVDAPCTGLGALRRRPEARWRKSPGDVTDLTRLQRELLGAAAALVRPGGVIVYSTCSPHLAETAGIVLDAQRRHGLTALDARTLVPGAMPGLGDGPFVQLWPHRHGTDGMFVAALRK
- the fmt gene encoding methionyl-tRNA formyltransferase, with translation MRVIFAGTPEAAVPSLRELIDSPRHEVIAVVTRPDAAAGRGRKTGRSPVGRVADEAGIEVLTPARASDPDFLARLRALAPDCCPVVAYGNLLPADVLAVPVHGWVNLHFSLLPAWRGAAPVQAAIAAGDTMTGAATFLIEPALDTGPVYGVVTEAIGDEDTAGDLLGRLAESGARLLAATMDGIEDGTLTAVPQSGDGVSYAEKISVDGARVQWRHPAHTVDRGVRSVTPDPGAWTMLGEVRLKLGPVRPAGGRGLAPGRVETTKKSVFAGTGTDAVELSWVQPPGKKRMRAADWARGARLTGEETFA
- a CDS encoding EthD domain-containing protein; the encoded protein is MFKAVALLTRRADLSRAAFIDYYETRHVPLITSLLPPFREYRRNFLDHDDRVAGPDAPAADFDVISEFVFDDRAAYEDMLAAYAVPETARRIAADEENFLDRSRTRMYVVDARGTGAEI